Proteins encoded in a region of the Desulfonatronovibrio magnus genome:
- a CDS encoding nucleotidyltransferase family protein, protein MEREHLLTVLREQKPYLRTRFNINKIGLFGSHAKGLADDSSDIDVVVELNSPLGFKFMELCEYLEDVLGGKVDVLTSDGVKQIRLPEIADSIEKETTYV, encoded by the coding sequence ATGGAAAGAGAACACCTGCTGACTGTGCTCAGGGAACAAAAACCTTACTTAAGGACCAGGTTTAATATTAACAAAATCGGACTGTTCGGCTCCCATGCCAAAGGTCTTGCTGACGATTCAAGCGATATTGATGTTGTTGTTGAGCTGAATTCTCCACTTGGATTCAAGTTTATGGAGCTTTGCGAGTACCTTGAAGATGTTTTGGGGGGGAAAGTAGATGTACTTACATCTGACGGCGTGAAGCAGATTCGACTGCCTGAAATTGCCGACTCCATT